A single region of the Musa acuminata AAA Group cultivar baxijiao chromosome BXJ1-11, Cavendish_Baxijiao_AAA, whole genome shotgun sequence genome encodes:
- the LOC103971492 gene encoding rapid alkalinization factor-like: MARPTKAFPLLTVTLIFLLFITVAGGERGKGVEGQLPLGWNPSLSGCRGTIAECLAGCEFDLGSEASRRVLATSIYISYNALRRDSVPCSSRGASYYNCRPGAEVNPYVRSCSAITRCRS, translated from the coding sequence ATGGCGAGACCAACGAAGGCATTCCCTTTGCTCACCGTTAcgctcatcttcctcctcttcatcACCGTTGCCGGAGGGGAGAGGGGAAAAGGAGTGGAGGGTCAGCTGCCCCTGGGCTGGAACCCTTCCCTCTCCGGCTGCCGCGGAACCATCGCGGAGTGCCTCGCCGGCTGTGAGTTCGACCTTGGGTCCGAGGCGAGCCGCCGCGTCCTCGCCACCTCCATATACATCAGCTACAACGCCCTTCGCCGGGACAGCGTCCCCTGCTCGAGCCGCGGCGCCTCCTACTACAACTGCCGCCCCGGCGCCGAGGTGAACCCCTACGTCCGCAGCTGCTCCGCCATCACACGGTGTCGGAGCTGA
- the LOC135597277 gene encoding pollen-specific leucine-rich repeat extensin-like protein 3, whose protein sequence is MEASAPSLLLLLLLFLLLFASSLSRPSSALSSDAGAASTARRQLLALIENGILPDDFEFDIEIGVRIANPRLRRAYIALRAWRSAIYSDPFNYTGNWQGPDVCTYNGVFCSPAPDEPSLNVVAGVDLNGADIAGHLPPELGLLTDAALFHINSNRFCGTIPKSFSRLVILRELDASNNRFVGPFPRVVLGLPSLTYLDLRFNDFEGALPPELFDKELDAIFLNDNRFSSGIPDNFGNSKASVVVLANNKLGGCIPASVGNMGTTLNELILLNNGLVGCLPPEMGMLGNATVVDASWNSLTGELSKSFQGLSKVEQLDLSHNVLMGVLPGRLCQLPSLANFTVSYNFFTGEAEECVPSSTKSELVVDDRSNCLAKRPRQKSNRLCAPVVSRSVDCGRFKCGSSPNKPTSSPAKPSPRQKTTSPPPKSKPPVRSPPPLVHSLPPPTPVSSPPPPQQKKSPARPVHSSPPPPSSSESPVKRVRSPPPPVKTPKSSPLPTHSPPPSVRSPSPSSSPPPPPVHSSPHPNSSRPPSPSPPVYSPPPPIYSPLPPLIHSPPPPTHSAPPPSQHSSLPPVSSPTSPVHSPPLRVQSPPPPSPPAASPPSPPVHSSPPPRPAHSPPPPTASLPPPPVHSPSPPLAHSPLLPPARSPSPLPPLMYSPPPPSPPAASPPSPPVHSSPPPPPAHSPPPPTASLPPPPEHSPSPPLAHSPPPPPARSPSPLPPLMHSPPPPSPPAASPPSPPVHSSPPPPPAHSPPPPTASLPPPPVHSPSPPLAHSPQPPPARSPSPLPPLMHSPPPPTASPPPPAAHSRPPPTIASPPPPVAHSSPPVIASPLPQLVHSPPPVIASPPPPLVRSPQPPTASPRPPPVHSPPPPTAPPPPPQLHSPTPPAHSSPPPVRSPPPPLVLSPPQPVASPPPPPITSSPPPPPAHSPPTPPQVHPSPPPTPSQPKGFSASPPISSPHQAPPSPPPTPPTDNDVLPPVGGLSYSSPPPPIYPGYN, encoded by the coding sequence ATGGAGGCCTCTgccccctccctcctcctcctcctcctcctcttcctcctcctctttgcgTCTTCTCTTTCGCGCCCTTCTTCGGCCCTCTCTTCTGACGCCGGAGCCGCCTCCACCGCGCGCCGCCAGCTCCTGGCCCTCATCGAGAATGGAATCCTCCCCGACGACTTCGAGTTCGACATCGAGATCGGAGTCCGCATCGCCAATCCGCGCCTCCGCCGCGCCTACATCGCCCTCCGAGCCTGGAGGAGCGCCATCTACTCCGATCCTTTCAACTACACCGGCAACTGGCAGGGCCCCGACGTGTGCACCTACAACGGCGTCTTCTGCTCCCCAGCCCCCGACGAGCCTTCGCTCAACGTCGTCGCTGGCGTCGACCTTAACGGCGCCGATATTGCCGGCCACCTCCCCCCGGAGCTTGGCCTCCTGACCGACGCTGCGCTCTTCCACATCAACTCCAATCGCTTCTGCGGCACCATCCCCAAGAGCTTCTCCCGCCTCGTCATCCTCCGCGAGCTCGACGCCAGCAACAACCGGTTCGTCGGCCCTTTCCCGCGCGTCGTTCTTGGCCTCCCCTCCCTCACATACCTCGACCTTCGGTTCAATGACTTCGAGGGTGCTCTGCCACCGGAGCTCTTCGACAAGGAGCTCGACGCCATTTTCTTGAACGACAACCGCTTCAGCTCTGGCATCCCTGACAACTTCGGCAACTCCAAGGCCTCCGTCGTCGTGCTCGCCAACAACAAGCTCGGCGGGTGCATTCCGGCCAGCGTCGGAAACATGGGAACCACCCTCAACGAGCTCATCCTTCTGAACAATGGGCTCGTGGGGTGCTTGCCGCCGGAGATGGGGATGTTGGGCAACGCGACGGTGGTGGACGCCAGCTGGAACTCTCTCACCGGCGAGCTCTCTAAGAGCTTCCAGGGGCTGAGCAAGGTGGAGCAGTTGGATCTGTCGCATAACGTCCTCATGGGTGTGCTTCCGGGGAGGCTCTGCCAATTACCGAGCCTCGCCAACTTCACGGTCTCGTACAACTTCTTCACAGGCGAGGCTGAGGAGTGCGTGCCGTCATCAACGAAGTCGGAGCTGGTGGTCGATGACAGGAGCAATTGCCTCGCGAAGAGACCGAGACAGAAGTCGAACAGGTTGTGTGCGCCGGTGGTGAGCCGCTCTGTCGATTGTGGCCGTTTCAAATGTGGATCTTCTCCGAACAAACCCACTTCGTCTCCTGCGAAACCATCTCCGAGGCAGAAGACAACATCGCCGCCGCCGAAGTCGAAGCCACCTGTTCGTTCACCACCTCCGTTGGTCCACTCACTTCCACCGCCAACTCCAGTCTCCTCGCCGCCACCGCCGCAACAGAAAAAATCTCCCGCCAGACCAGTGCattcatcaccaccaccaccatcgtcCTCGGAGTCACCGGTTAAGCGAGTTCGCTCCCCGCCACCCCCAGTCAAGACTCCAAAGTCATCGCCACTACCAACGCATTCACCACCTCCTTCAGTTCGCTCACCATCTCCAAGTTcctcaccaccacctcctccagtTCACTCATCACCCCATCCGAATTCCTCACGGCCACCATCACCATCACCGCCTGTCTATTCACCACCTCCACCGATTTATTCACCACTACCTCCGCTGATTCATTCACCACCGCcaccaacccattcagcacctcCACCATCCCAGCACTCTTCACTACCTCCGGTTTCCTCACCAACATCtccagtccattcaccacccctACGTGTTCAGTCACCACCACCGCCATCACCACCAGCTGCATCACCTCCGTCACCACCAGTGCACTCATCACCTCCGCCACGACCGGCgcactcaccaccaccaccaactgcATCACTTCCGCCACCACCAGTACACTCTCCATCGCCACCACTAGCGCACTCACCACTGCTGCCACCGGCGCGCTCACCATCGCCTCTGCCACCACTAATgtactcaccaccaccaccatcaccaccagcTGCATCACCTCCGTCACCACCAGTGCACTCATCACCTCCGCCACCACCAGCgcactcaccaccaccaccaactgcATCACTTCCGCCACCACCAGAACACTCTCCATCGCCACCACTAGCGCACTCACCACCGCCGCCACCGGCGCGGTCACCATCGCCTCTGCCACCACTAATgcactcaccaccaccaccatcaccaccagcTGCATCACCTCCGTCACCGCCAGTGCACTCATCACCTCCGCCACCACCAGCgcactcaccaccaccaccaactgcATCACTTCCGCCACCACCAGTACACTCTCCATCGCCACCACTAGCGCACTCACCACAGCCGCCACCGGCGCGCTCACCATCGCCTCTGCCACCACTAATgcactcaccaccaccaccaactgcATCGCCTCCGCCACCGGCAGCGCACTCACGACCACCACCGACAATTGCATCGCCTCCGCCACCAGTAGCGCACTCATCACCACCAGTAATTGCATCGCCTCTGCCACAACTAGTGCACTCACCACCACCAGTAATTGCATCGCCTCCGCCACCACTAGTGCGCTCACCGCAGCCACCAACTGCATCGCCTCGGCCACCACCAGTGCACTCACCGCCGCCACCAACTGCTCCGCCTCCCCCACCACAATTGCACTCACCAACACCACCAGCGCATTCATCACCGCCACCTGTTCGGTCACCACCGCCACCACTAGTGCTCTCACCACCGCAACCAGTTGCATCGCCTCCACCACCTCCAATTACCTcgtctccaccaccaccaccagcacaCTCACCGCCAACTCCACCACAAGTGCACCCATCGCCACCTCCAACCCCTTCACAACCCAAAGGCTTCTCCGCATCACCACCGATCTCATCTCCTCATCAAGCTCCTCCGTCTCCACCACCAACACCTCCAACCGACAACGACGTCCTTCCACCAGTCGGCGGATTGAGCTATTCATCGCCGCCGCCCCCCATCTATCCGGGATACAATTAG